A genomic stretch from Pseudoliparis swirei isolate HS2019 ecotype Mariana Trench chromosome 18, NWPU_hadal_v1, whole genome shotgun sequence includes:
- the zc3h11a gene encoding zinc finger CCCH domain-containing protein 11A isoform X1: MTNHGDDCYFFYYSTCAKGDGCPYRHCEAAMGSEIVCNLWQEGRCFRTVCKFRHMEITKNRKEICCYWESQPAGCQKPHCAFFHERPRCIDGVFVPPDKSLSKTEEQPHEEPAPLPAAPLPTAANPQLRGVIKTETQEPVPSPTHPPVVINPADDDEDEDDQFSEEGEDGKVGPSPRKLLKSDDSLSFGVSTLEEIRLRKALKASMKRAGYPIQSSDTSANGEMENIRSLFRPTFYEAGDDSLIFEETGRRRGTVAERLGRKMPNTDLQFGDGVSLRRGLTESLGTFGDGEEPFLPPYKAPEQIRIKTLEEIRQEKAAKSQSQSQKENPSDVALKTNRPKTTKGVKRAITIRDGSVSNVKMFSEVLRAKKKRQEEQDTDSKMSRGESDPATPDPEAANVGQLRVKTLEEIRMEKAAKIQTLQTMGAETKKSPGTEENGAKKPPLLKELDSQTGSVTTEKSAEVTEKPVKTPPASPETRVATSNGVKVKTFEEIMREKRLRKQEMEEQAKDSAEAEPAQKHTDGGTLKRKVPAKISLTSPRSSPPSSTTVAPDSTLSTQKLPVGKPIVLKSKAASPLYSTTHRARGAAVKAATSVLVKQNSPPLEAESDSQSPSCSREVPDKNTRSSTALSPAKQDRVAATALTSDKTQNNNPKKSPEHIADTTNVRPKLNVKPSVMKPAAQVKPGQKRWGAERSAVAAVKPLSSTSTVLHEPQQETASRDRQEIPSSNAEAQLSSAAPRSPSTLLDSGSGCSPLREDLQTVPVFKQSLNQDPKQTSNVAAASEACTVPQSPLLKTQTKSRRLSVAASRTAATSSATASNSAMDDFEELINEFTDDHLEEDVDPGIGEDDLLQELSEMIDS; encoded by the exons ATGACTAACCATGGAGACGACTGCTACTTCTTTTACTATTCCACCTGCGCTAAA GGAGACGGCTGCCCATACAGACACTGTGAGGCAGCTATGGGAAGTGAGATTGTCTGCAACCTCTGGCAGGAGGGACGCTGCTTCCGCACCGTCTGCAAGTTTCGCCACATGGAGATCACG aaAAACCGTAAGGAGATATGTTGTTACTGGGAGAGCCAGCCCGCAGGCTGCCAGAAGCCTCACTGTGCCTTCTTCCATGAAAGACCCCGCTGCATCGATGGTGTCTTTGTTCCACCTGATAAAA GTTTAAGCAAAACGGAGGAACAGCCACATGAGGAACCAGCTCCCCTGCCCGCTGCCCCGCTCCCCACTGCAGCCAATCCACAGCTCAGAGGTGTCATAAAGACAGAAACTCAGGAGCCCGTACCAagtcccacccacccaccagtGGTGATTAATCCGGCAGATGATGACGAGGATGAAGATG ACCAGTTctcagaggagggagaggatggaAAGGTTGGGCCTTCACCTAGGAAACTACTCAAATCGG ACGATTCGCTGAGCTTTGGAGTGAGCACCCTGGAGGAGATTCGGCTGAGGAAGGCCCTGAAGGCCAGCATGAAGAGAGCTGGTTACCCCATCCAGAGTTCGGATACCTCGGCCAACGGCGAGATGGAAAACATCCGGTCATTGTTTCGACCAACCTTCTACGAGGCGGGAGATG ACTCACTCATCTTTGAAGAAACTGGGAGACGAAGAGGCACTGTGGCTGAAAGACTTGGCAGGAAGATGCCCAACACTG ATTTGCAATTTGGAGACGGAGTTTCACTAAGAAGGGGTCTAACAGAGAGTCTGGGCACATTTGGGGATGGGGAAGAGCCCTTCCTGCCCCCTTACAAAG CTCCCGAACAGATTCGCATTAAAACTTTGGAGGAGATCAGACAGGAGAAGGCTGCAAAGTCTCAATCCCAGAGCCAGAAAGAAAATCCTTCAGACGTGGCTCTCAAAACCAACAGACCCAAAACCACCAAAGGTGTCAAGCGAGCCATCACCATTAGAGACGGCTCCGTTAGCAATGTCAAGATGTTCTCAGAGGTCCTTCGTGCCAAAAAGAAAAGGCAGGAGGAACAGGATACTGACTCTAAGATGAGCCGGGGAGAGTCAGACCCAGCGACTCCTGATCCCGAAGCTGCAAACGTGGGGCAGCTTAGAGTGAAGACTCTGGAGGAGATCCGCATGGAGAAGGCAGCAAAGATCCAGACTCTGCAGACCATGGGGGCTGAAACCAAGAAGAGCCCCGGTACTGAGGAGAACGGCGCTAAGAAGCCTCCCCTGCTCAAGGAACTGGATTCCCAAA CAGGAAGCGTCACAACAGAGAAGAGTGCTGAGGTGACAGAGAAGCCTGTGAAaactcctcctgcttctcctgag ACCCGTGTTGCCACCAGTAACGGCGTCAAGGTCAAGACCTTTGAGGAGATCATGCGGGAGAAACGCCTCCGCAAGCAGGAAATGGAGGAGCAGGCCAAAGACTCTGCGGAAGCAGAGCCTGCTCAGAAACACACCGATGGAGGAACCCTGAAGAGGAAGGTTCCTGCCAAAATCAGTCTGACGAGCCCACGCTCTTCACCCCCTTCCTCCACCACTGTGGCCCCTGACTCTACCCTTTCCACCCAAAAGCTCCCTGTTGGTAAACCGATCGTCCTCAAATCAAAGGCTGCTTCCCCTCTATACAGCACTACTCATCGTGCTAGAGGTGCTGCCGTCAAAGCTGCCACCTCAGTCCTCGTGAAGCAGAACTCTCCTCCACTGGAGGCCGAGTCCGACTCGCAGAGCCCCAGCTGCTCCAGGGAGGTCCCGGACAAAAACACAAGGAGTTCTACTGCACTGTCACCAGCCAAGCAGGACAGAGTAGCTGCAACGGCTCTCACTTCTGATAAGACACAGAACAATAATCCAAAGAAATCCCCAGAGCACATTGCAGACACCACCAACG TGAGGCCCAAGCTGAACGTGAAGCCGTCTGTCATGAAGCCTGCGGCGCAGGTGAAGCCAGGCCAGAAGAGATGGGGAGCAGAGCGCTCCGCTGTCGCTGCAGTCAAACCTCTGAGCAGCACCTCCACAGTGCTGCATGAACCGCAGCAGGAGACGGCGAGCAGAGACCGACAG GAGATCCCGTCCTCCAATGCAGAGGCTCAGCTGAGCTCTGCTGCTCCCAGAAGTCCCAGCACCCTGTTGGACTCCGGCTCTGGCTGCAGCCCACTGAGGGAGGACCTCCAGACCGTCCCCGTCTTCAAACAGAGTCTGAACCAAGACCCCAAGCAGACCTCTAATGTAGCTGCTGCCAGCGAGGCCTGCACAGTCCCCCAAAG CCCGCTCCTGAAGACTCAGACCAAGTCCCGCAGACTAAGCGTGGCCGCGTCCCGCACCGCCGCCACCTCCAGCGCTACTGCCTCCAACTCGGCCATGGACGACTTTGAAGAGCTTATCAACGAGTTCACCGATGACCAcctggaggaagacgtggacccTGGCATCGGAGAGGACGACCTGCTGCAGGAACTGTCCGAGATGATTGACAGCTGA
- the zc3h11a gene encoding zinc finger CCCH domain-containing protein 11A isoform X2: MTNHGDDCYFFYYSTCAKGDGCPYRHCEAAMGSEIVCNLWQEGRCFRTVCKFRHMEITKNRKEICCYWESQPAGCQKPHCAFFHERPRCIDGVFVPPDKSLSKTEEQPHEEPAPLPAAPLPTAANPQLRGVIKTETQEPVPSPTHPPVVINPADDDEDEDDQFSEEGEDGKVGPSPRKLLKSDDSLSFGVSTLEEIRLRKALKASMKRAGYPIQSSDTSANGEMENIRSLFRPTFYEAGDDSLIFEETGRRRGTVAERLGRKMPNTDLQFGDGVSLRRGLTESLGTFGDGEEPFLPPYKAPEQIRIKTLEEIRQEKAAKSQSQSQKENPSDVALKTNRPKTTKGVKRAITIRDGSVSNVKMFSEVLRAKKKRQEEQDTDSKMSRGESDPATPDPEAANVGQLRVKTLEEIRMEKAAKIQTLQTMGAETKKSPGTEENGAKKPPLLKELDSQRSVTTEKSAEVTEKPVKTPPASPETRVATSNGVKVKTFEEIMREKRLRKQEMEEQAKDSAEAEPAQKHTDGGTLKRKVPAKISLTSPRSSPPSSTTVAPDSTLSTQKLPVGKPIVLKSKAASPLYSTTHRARGAAVKAATSVLVKQNSPPLEAESDSQSPSCSREVPDKNTRSSTALSPAKQDRVAATALTSDKTQNNNPKKSPEHIADTTNVRPKLNVKPSVMKPAAQVKPGQKRWGAERSAVAAVKPLSSTSTVLHEPQQETASRDRQEIPSSNAEAQLSSAAPRSPSTLLDSGSGCSPLREDLQTVPVFKQSLNQDPKQTSNVAAASEACTVPQSPLLKTQTKSRRLSVAASRTAATSSATASNSAMDDFEELINEFTDDHLEEDVDPGIGEDDLLQELSEMIDS, encoded by the exons ATGACTAACCATGGAGACGACTGCTACTTCTTTTACTATTCCACCTGCGCTAAA GGAGACGGCTGCCCATACAGACACTGTGAGGCAGCTATGGGAAGTGAGATTGTCTGCAACCTCTGGCAGGAGGGACGCTGCTTCCGCACCGTCTGCAAGTTTCGCCACATGGAGATCACG aaAAACCGTAAGGAGATATGTTGTTACTGGGAGAGCCAGCCCGCAGGCTGCCAGAAGCCTCACTGTGCCTTCTTCCATGAAAGACCCCGCTGCATCGATGGTGTCTTTGTTCCACCTGATAAAA GTTTAAGCAAAACGGAGGAACAGCCACATGAGGAACCAGCTCCCCTGCCCGCTGCCCCGCTCCCCACTGCAGCCAATCCACAGCTCAGAGGTGTCATAAAGACAGAAACTCAGGAGCCCGTACCAagtcccacccacccaccagtGGTGATTAATCCGGCAGATGATGACGAGGATGAAGATG ACCAGTTctcagaggagggagaggatggaAAGGTTGGGCCTTCACCTAGGAAACTACTCAAATCGG ACGATTCGCTGAGCTTTGGAGTGAGCACCCTGGAGGAGATTCGGCTGAGGAAGGCCCTGAAGGCCAGCATGAAGAGAGCTGGTTACCCCATCCAGAGTTCGGATACCTCGGCCAACGGCGAGATGGAAAACATCCGGTCATTGTTTCGACCAACCTTCTACGAGGCGGGAGATG ACTCACTCATCTTTGAAGAAACTGGGAGACGAAGAGGCACTGTGGCTGAAAGACTTGGCAGGAAGATGCCCAACACTG ATTTGCAATTTGGAGACGGAGTTTCACTAAGAAGGGGTCTAACAGAGAGTCTGGGCACATTTGGGGATGGGGAAGAGCCCTTCCTGCCCCCTTACAAAG CTCCCGAACAGATTCGCATTAAAACTTTGGAGGAGATCAGACAGGAGAAGGCTGCAAAGTCTCAATCCCAGAGCCAGAAAGAAAATCCTTCAGACGTGGCTCTCAAAACCAACAGACCCAAAACCACCAAAGGTGTCAAGCGAGCCATCACCATTAGAGACGGCTCCGTTAGCAATGTCAAGATGTTCTCAGAGGTCCTTCGTGCCAAAAAGAAAAGGCAGGAGGAACAGGATACTGACTCTAAGATGAGCCGGGGAGAGTCAGACCCAGCGACTCCTGATCCCGAAGCTGCAAACGTGGGGCAGCTTAGAGTGAAGACTCTGGAGGAGATCCGCATGGAGAAGGCAGCAAAGATCCAGACTCTGCAGACCATGGGGGCTGAAACCAAGAAGAGCCCCGGTACTGAGGAGAACGGCGCTAAGAAGCCTCCCCTGCTCAAGGAACTGGATTCCCAAA GAAGCGTCACAACAGAGAAGAGTGCTGAGGTGACAGAGAAGCCTGTGAAaactcctcctgcttctcctgag ACCCGTGTTGCCACCAGTAACGGCGTCAAGGTCAAGACCTTTGAGGAGATCATGCGGGAGAAACGCCTCCGCAAGCAGGAAATGGAGGAGCAGGCCAAAGACTCTGCGGAAGCAGAGCCTGCTCAGAAACACACCGATGGAGGAACCCTGAAGAGGAAGGTTCCTGCCAAAATCAGTCTGACGAGCCCACGCTCTTCACCCCCTTCCTCCACCACTGTGGCCCCTGACTCTACCCTTTCCACCCAAAAGCTCCCTGTTGGTAAACCGATCGTCCTCAAATCAAAGGCTGCTTCCCCTCTATACAGCACTACTCATCGTGCTAGAGGTGCTGCCGTCAAAGCTGCCACCTCAGTCCTCGTGAAGCAGAACTCTCCTCCACTGGAGGCCGAGTCCGACTCGCAGAGCCCCAGCTGCTCCAGGGAGGTCCCGGACAAAAACACAAGGAGTTCTACTGCACTGTCACCAGCCAAGCAGGACAGAGTAGCTGCAACGGCTCTCACTTCTGATAAGACACAGAACAATAATCCAAAGAAATCCCCAGAGCACATTGCAGACACCACCAACG TGAGGCCCAAGCTGAACGTGAAGCCGTCTGTCATGAAGCCTGCGGCGCAGGTGAAGCCAGGCCAGAAGAGATGGGGAGCAGAGCGCTCCGCTGTCGCTGCAGTCAAACCTCTGAGCAGCACCTCCACAGTGCTGCATGAACCGCAGCAGGAGACGGCGAGCAGAGACCGACAG GAGATCCCGTCCTCCAATGCAGAGGCTCAGCTGAGCTCTGCTGCTCCCAGAAGTCCCAGCACCCTGTTGGACTCCGGCTCTGGCTGCAGCCCACTGAGGGAGGACCTCCAGACCGTCCCCGTCTTCAAACAGAGTCTGAACCAAGACCCCAAGCAGACCTCTAATGTAGCTGCTGCCAGCGAGGCCTGCACAGTCCCCCAAAG CCCGCTCCTGAAGACTCAGACCAAGTCCCGCAGACTAAGCGTGGCCGCGTCCCGCACCGCCGCCACCTCCAGCGCTACTGCCTCCAACTCGGCCATGGACGACTTTGAAGAGCTTATCAACGAGTTCACCGATGACCAcctggaggaagacgtggacccTGGCATCGGAGAGGACGACCTGCTGCAGGAACTGTCCGAGATGATTGACAGCTGA